The Methanobacterium bryantii genomic interval GCTGAACAATTTAAAGAACCATCAGATGAATTTGTAAGATTTTTTGCTAAAAAAGTTTATTCTTCCCCATTAACTCAAAATGCAAAAGCTATGTTTACTCAGATCACCAAATCAGCATTAAATCAGTTCATAAAGGAACAAGTCGATGAAAGATTAAAAACTGCATTACAATCTAAAACTCTTGAAGAAAAGACTTCAGATGAAATTAATATTAAACCTAAGGCTGAAAATGTAACTACTGAAGATGAATTAGAAGGATATCGTATTATCCGGTCTATTCTTTGTGAATTAGTTGATCCTGAAAGAGTTGTCATTCGTGATAGGAAAAGTTATTGTGGTGTTCTGCTTGAGGATAACCAAAATAAAGTTCTATGTAGAATGCGTTTTAATTCATCAAAAAATAAATATATGGGATTTTTTGACAGTCAAAAGAAACGAGAAAGTGGTTCTAAGATAGAAGAGAAAGTTGCTATTGATAATCTTACAGATATTTATAAATATGCTGATAGATTGAAAAATACTGCAAAAATTTATATTTCAAACGAAGAAAAGTAATTTAACTCTTCTTAAATTCTCCTTCTTTACAGGTTTATATTCTTTTAATTTATTAATATGCGTTATATATACTAATTATTAAGAGGCGATTAAATGGTTTTTTGTAAAGAATGTGGAACTGAAATTGATGATAATGCTAAATTCTGTGCTGAATGTGGTGCAGAGATTATTTTTAAAGAAAATGAACCAAATAAAGAAAATATTTTAGAATCCACTATTCGATGTCCATCTTGTAATTCAATAAATTATAGGGATCAGGTTTCTTGTAGTAATTGTGGAAGAGATTTATCTAATACCTTAGGTTATTTTGAGGGAGGTACACGTTTTAATGTGATCATGAATAGGAACATAGAAATTACTCCTTCTGAACTCATCGTCTACAAAAGAAGTAAAA includes:
- a CDS encoding type I restriction endonuclease — translated: MGYDHTDPDEVVPEYTADVGIKKWEKVDYAIMIDGKPIMLIECKPAHNDLDKEHASQLYRYFSVATAKFGILTNGIIYRFYTDIDEPNKMDQKPFFELDLRNVKDSDIKELKQFTKSTFDLESILESASELKYRNEMKKIMAEQFKEPSDEFVRFFAKKVYSSPLTQNAKAMFTQITKSALNQFIKEQVDERLKTALQSKTLEEKTSDEINIKPKAENVTTEDELEGYRIIRSILCELVDPERVVIRDRKSYCGVLLEDNQNKVLCRMRFNSSKNKYMGFFDSQKKRESGSKIEEKVAIDNLTDIYKYADRLKNTAKIYISNEEK